One Scyliorhinus torazame isolate Kashiwa2021f chromosome 17, sScyTor2.1, whole genome shotgun sequence genomic window, ttacatgcaccactttagagattaccctaaaaacctctttccagtaatcctccagctttggacaggaccaaaacatatgaacgtgatttgtggGCCACCCCCTGCAAcggtcacacacatcttctaccccctcaaagagccggctcagcctcgcccttgtgaggtgtgctctatataccagcttcagctgtatcagcccaacctcgcatacaaggtggaggcattcactctctggagcacctcacaccagaacccctcctccataccctctcccaactcttcctcccactttgctttgatccctcccaggggtgccttctcctcttccaaaatagccccataaaccgccaacactacccccttctccagtcctcctgtcgtcagcacctcctccagcaatgtgaaggccggctccaccaggaagctctgtatctccttcttggcaaaatctcgaacctgcatgtatctaaacatttcccccgttccagcccatacttcgctcccagttccttcaatcctgcaaaccgaccctcaagaaacaaatcttttggtgtcttaatccccttctcttcccatttccgaaaatgtccatcccacctccctagctcaaatctgtggtttcctgaatcggcatttcccttgaccctgccctcaacccgaagtgttggcgaaactgcctccaaattctcaatgaagctattattaccggactccctgagtattttcccGGGGCCATCGGGTGTGGCGCTGTTGGTAGCGCCTTCAattccgaccccctacacaaactcttctccattctgacccactgggaatcaacctctctgaccagctccacaccttctccacattcgccgcacaGTACTAatatatcaggttcggaagacccaagtcccctgcctgccttcccctctgtggcagcaactttctaactctggccaccttccctccccatatgaatgaggtaatcattcgttcaatctctctgaaaaatgcctttggcaggaaaatcggcaggcactggaaaataaacagcaacacgttcattttaaccgcttgtacgggTTCCTGGGCCGCTTTATCGACATTTTCGCAGGACAGTGTCAATTCTATGGCTCTTTAAGGTCCAGGGTAGGATCCGCCAGCAGTTTCCTCGGGATTGCAACATTATTTATCCCAGATACTAGTCGGTCCCGAAGTATCTCTGGGATCGGGATGGTCCATGCTCACAGTATGACGCCTATTCCGAAATCTTGTCAGGAATTCTGTTACTGATTCTCTGGGGATCCTTCCAGCCATATTGAATCTATAACATTGCAGTATCACAGGTGGTTTAGGGTCAGAGTGGTTTGCCACGAGGTCTATCGAGTTCTGGGTAGGTCAGACATTTAATGATGCCAAACGTTGGGGTTTCACAAGTGGTCAGGAGAATCATCTTCTGTCGGTCTTTTTTGCCTGAAAGAAGTATCGCATTCTTTCGGCATTCTGGGGCCAATCTTTCATGCCTGCATCATATGGCTCTATTTTTCTTACCAGAATCGTTTGGCTATGGAAAGGCTATGGAAAGGCTGTCCAGAATCCTTTTTCTTGCTCCTCATTACCAGTGTAGTAATCCAGGAAACACAAGCAGGAAGACTAACATAGTTTATTTACAATAGAAAGTAAGCCACTATTGCGGCGTACAGCAATAGAGTCCGAACCCATTACAGTTGGCATTGCCAGTCCAGGTTAGGGCTGGCATTAAAGGGCTCAGTTAACCAGTCCCAGCTACCAGGGAAACCCatactccacgagccccacgggAAGATCTTTAGTgatcccccatggtcctcgtgggggttattacaCTCCCCTAGTGCAACAGCCGTCTTGAGAACTTTACGCTTGTCCCCAATCCTGGCCTCTTGTGCATATGCAATTTTAAATGCTCCATCAATATTATCTGGGCGATCAGCTGTCtaagtcctaagctctggaattccttccctaaacattttcccctccctacctctcctcctttaagatgctcccttAAACTGaagtctttgaccaaacttttagtCGCCTGTCCTAATATCTATTTAAGTCACTATCCTGTTGTGATAATGCTCATGTGAGATGCTTTGGGATGTTTTACAATGTTGAAGAGAACACATAAATGCAATGTGTTTTATTGCTGCAGTGATGAGGGAGCACAAAGGGAATGCTTATGGACACAGTCACTGGACATTTTTTATTGCTCGATCTAATTCTGAAATTCCGCTCCACTCCTTCTCCCCCGTGTATTCGATTATTGCCAAACCCAGCAATAAATTAGGACTCACATGTGGATTGTGGGTTTCTTTCTGTCACTCACTGTAGAACAGATTATTCTCCCCTTTCCAAACTGGTCGAATTCAAATTGATTTTGAACAGTATACAGCAGTTACAAATTATATTCATGTGATCTAATTCCGTCCCTTGGAAGAAGaaagccttgcatttatatagctcctttcataacctcaagacatagaatcatagaatttacagtgcagaaggaagccatcctAAAGTGCTTCAAAGTCTGAAGTATTTTTGGAGTATAGTAACTGCTAGAACATAGGAAGCATGGAAGCCAGTTGCATACAGAAAAGTCCAGACAATCTGTTTTAGGTCTTCAGGGGTTAAGAAATAATTATTGGTCTGGCCATTGCAAATATTTCTGCTATTTATCGTTCTAAGACTGAAGTAAGGTAGGAGTTGCTGAcgacaggggcactggagaagggggtagtttcggcggtttacggggctattttggaagaggagaaggcaccgctggaaggaatcaaggcaaagtgtgaggaagagttggtagagagtatggaggaggggttctggtgtgaggtgctccggagggggaacgcctccaccttgtgtgtgaggctggggctgaaacagctgaaggtggtgtatcgagcgcaccttacaagggcgaggatgaactggctctttgagggggtagaagatgtatgtgaacattgtggggggggccccgcaaaccacgttcatatgttttggtcctgtccaaagctggaggattactggaaggcggTGTTTAGGGCaatctctaaaatggtgcacgtgaaactggacccgggcacttgggaggccatattcagggtgtcggacaagGGGGTTGGAAACggatgtggaggcagatgttgtagccttcgcctcgttgatcgccgaaggcggatcctgttagggtggatatCGACCTCTCCACCTGTAccctggtgtggcagggggaccttctggaattcttgatgcttgaaaaggtcaaatttgaactgaggggaaggatggaggggttctacaattcatgggcgttattcattgtgcactttcgggaattggatcacatcgaacattatggGGGTTGGGCGCtgagagggttgggggagagggactgtatgtgttaatggtgactatgggtgattcctgattcctttttgtcatttgattATGCTAACATGCAGGCtactgtctggggtttggtgggaggatgagatcgttgttattgatatggggattgaaattacgttcgttactgattattgtttattgtttggtgtaaatttgggacaaaatgtgaaaaaggagaataaaaaaatattttttttaaaagactgatGTCAGGGAGTAATTGATTGATCCAGAATTCTAGCAATGAGTGCAAaaactggggattgagggtgatttagagatgtggatcagaaattggctagctgaaagaagacagagggtggtggttgatgggaaatgttcagaatggagttcagttacaagtggcgtaccacaaggatctgtcctggggccgttgctgtttgtcatttttatcaatgacctagaggaaggcgcagaagggtgggtgagtaaatttgcagacgacagtcggtggtgttgtcgacagtgcggaaggatgtagcatgttacagagggacatagataagctgcagagctggtctgagaggtggcaaatggagtttaatgtagagatgtgtgaggtgattcactttggaaggaataacaggaatgcagaatatttggctaatggtaaagttcttggaagtgtggatgagtagagggatctaggtgtccatgtacatagatccctgaaagttgccacccaagttgatagggttgtgaagaaggcctatggagtgttggcctttattggtagagggattgagttccggagtcatgaggtcatgttgcagctgtacaaaactctggtacggccgcatttggagtattgcgtacagttctggtcaccgcattataggaaagacgtggaagctttggagcgggtgcagaggcgatttaccaggatgttgcctggtatggagggaaaatcttatgaggaaaggctgatggacttgaggttgttttcgttagagagaagaaggttaagaggagacttaatagaggcatacaaaatgatcagggggttagatagggtggacagtgagagccttctcccgcggatgaaaatggctagcacgaggggacatagctttaaactgaggggtaatagatataggacagaggtcagaggtaggttctttacgcaaagagtggtgaggccgtggaatgccctacctgcagcagtagtgaactcgccaacattgagggcatttaaaagtttattggataagcatatggatgataatggcatagtgtaggttagatggcttttgtttcggtgcaacatcgtgggccgaagggcctgtactgcgctgtatcgttctatgttctatgttctaaaaagcgTGGTTGATTCAACAGTCAAGAAAGAACTTGCATATCGCACCTTTTACAGCCTCAGGATGTTCTGAAGCGGCTAGTGAAGaacttctgaagtgcagtcactattTTCATATTGTAAACTAAGCAGCCAATGTGTGCACAAACAACAAATTACTTGAAATTTGTTTTTAGGCGttggttgatggataaatattggtcagaacatAAGGGAGAACTTCCTTGCTCTTCATCAAAATAGTGTGTGTGGACAGATGGGGCCTCGGTTTTACATTGCATCCAAAAAACAgcacctccaactcactcactcagtatagtaTTTGTGCTCAAGTCAGCTGTGTTTAATGGCCGTGACAGTCCTGCTGCGGCCATTTCCAGGAGCCCCATCTGGATTAAATGTCCATCAGAGAGTCTACTGACTGTTGTTGGGGCTTCAATATATTTAAAGGCAAAGAGCCCTCCTCCAAAAACTGTCAGCCAATCAATGGGTTGACAGCTCTTCAGCCCTAGCAGCGCCACCAAGGAGCGATGGCCATTTCTGCGACTGAAGAGGGCCCCAGAAGAGAAATGACACCGTGGACTCTCCAGGGCCAGTAAGGCAGGCTCCAGTaaagtggagggtgggggggaacgaTGTGGAAGTCCAGGTGAACTCTTCCAGCAGTGTTGGCACTGCCTTTACTGCCAGAAGGCACACAATAGGGCAAAATCAGGAGGGCAAGTCCCCGAGATCGTACTCTCCGACCCCAAGGCAGCATAATGGGGGCCTAAGGTGATCAGTCTGGGTTGTAGGTTTCAGGGAACATCTTAAAGGAGTAGAGGTAGAGGACAGAGATATTTAAGGAAGGAATTACAGAGCGTAAGGACTAGGCAGCTGATGGAACAGCCAAGTGTTTAAAATTAAAGCGGCATAAGAGGACACTTGACTTCCATGCATGAAGGGCATCCTCAGCCTTCGCTATCCCAGTTTCACCACAGAGAGTCGGGAAAGTAATAAGCTCTCAATCTCATACCTTCCCATCCAATTATATGGTGTCCCCACCTCCCAGCCTGATTTGGGGGCGGTAGGGGGGTGAGTTAAATTCCACCCATCAAGTGAGACTTGAACTCTTCAGAAGGGAGAGTGCTACCAACTATAAGGCACGGTGATGCAGCTCAATATCTGGGTATCAGTAAGGCAATTTGAAGGGGTCACAGCAAAGCCAGGCCCTTACATCCACTGTCCATGAGGGGACAGTGAGTAAGATTGTGGTTAATTGATTTTCCTCTCTCTAGCATATGGGTGAAGGGGCTAGTTGTAACATCATCATTAAGATCAGCTAACTCAGTATTGAAGCTGAAACTTCCTGGTCTATATCTGTATCACATTAATTTATATTCTGAGTCATCTGGAGAGCTAATTGCTGGGTGTTTCAAGGCAGATAAATAATACTGAATCTTCCTTGTGAGATGAAATTTTAATGTAGCCACTCCTTTATTAGAAAGATGATAACTTCACATCTGAGCCCAAAGGGCAATATTATAATTTCCCTCTAATGATGAGTTAATTGGGAAAATTGGAAGGCCCCAGTAGGATAGACCTGTCTAAACCTATGCCTCTTGTTTCCTGGTTTTCAAGTGGCATGGTTGTGGAAATCTTGTTGAAAAAACAAACTTATTATATTTCCACAATTTCAAGCTATATAAAGCCACCATAAATATAAGCAAAGACCAAATAAAATAACTCCTGTGGTACTTCAATTAAAAAGGCCTGATTAACTTGGGGACCAAACTTTTATACAAAGTAATTGTGATCAAAAACAATCTCAAATCAGCCTTATTATATTGTCTTTTCTTCCCCTCCTTAGGAAAACCAAGACAAGCTGTTGAAACTATCTCAAGGAATGTCTGCAGATGGGGACACAGTGCACAAAAGAATTCAAAGAAAACTGTGTGTAGAGAAAAAATGGACAAGGAAAATGTCATGAAGCAAGCAAATAACTGCACCTCAGTTTATTAATTAGCATTAAAAAAGAGTATACTTTGAGCTCTGCAAAATATCTCAACTTGTTGAGCAGGTGGGTGCTATTGAAAGCTCTTTGCTCACAAGCCCCGAGAGTCTAAAGGGATGGCTCTGCACAGTCTTGTTCTCTGGGTCTCTCTAGCCTCGTTGATGAATGCTGCTGGAGTTTATGGTGACTGCTGGCTCATTGAAGGGGAGAAAGGATTTGTGTGGCTGGCAATTTGTAGCCAAAACCAACCCCCATATGAATCCATTCCTCAGCACATCAACAGCACCATTGTGGACCTCCGGCTGAACGAGAATAAGATCAAAAGTGTTCAGTATTCCTCACTGAACAGATTTGGCAACCTGACAGAGCTTAATCTGACCAAGAATGATATTTCCTATATCGAGGATGGAGCCTTTTCTGCCCAGTACAACCTGCGTGTTTTGCAATTAGGATTCAATAAGCTTCGGAACATCACCGAGGGAATCCTGCGGGGGCTGGGGAGGCTGGAATACCTCTATCTCCAGGCCAACCTTATTGAGGTGGTGAGTCCCAATTCCTTTTGGGAATGTCCCAACATTATGAACATTGACCTGTCCATGAACCGGTTACAAATATTGGAAAGTTCCACCTTCCTTGGTCTTGGTAAGCTTACGACTTGTGAACTCTATGGCAACCCGTTTTACTGCTCCTGCGATTTGTTGGGCTTCCTGAAATGGCTGGTGCAGTTCAACAACACCACCAGGAGCTACGATCGGATGCAGTGTGAAACCCCATCTCGTTACGCAGGCCATGCCTTGCTGAGCCAAAGCCAGACACAGAGCGCCTACAGCTTGCTTGTCTCAACTTGTGATGACACCCACAGCTTTGACCCCAAGTTCATGCCTACCCGGATGCCCCCAATCACCACCACCTCAGACAGCCCTTGCGGAGCTGAAGACTGCTCCTCAGGCGACGATCCCACTCCCATTATAACCTACCATTCCCCTACCCGTGAAACCCGTGCACCAGTGATAAAGGTAGAGCATGTTACCTACACAACTGCCACTTTGTTAGTGCAGATCCCCCGGCCTTTCAGTAAAATGTACATCCTGGTGCAATACAACAACAGCTTTTATGCAGACATAAAGAAGTTGCAAACAGAACAAGAGGTCATTACGTTGGACAGGCTCCAGCCCCACACTGCCTACACATACTGCGTGGCATCTATCCGGAATGCCTTAAGGTACAATCAAACCTGCATCACGTTTTCTACAGGAAGTGATAAAACAAAAGGCACTGTACCGCCACCATCAACTGCCACTCACTACATCATGACTATTCTTGGCTGCCTTTTTGGGATGGTCATCGTCCTGGGCTTGGTGTATTACTGTCTGCGGAAGAAGAGACAAAAAGAGGAAAAGCACAAAAAGCCTGGCAGCATGACAAAGACCATCATTGAGCTGAAGTATGGGGCAGAGATGGAAGCCAGCACCGTCTCCCAGTTAGTCCAGAAACCAATGCCACCCTCTGAAGCTGCACCCAGGATGCCTTTCCTGCCATCATCAGGGGACACAGAGTCACACAAGCTTCAGGAGCTGACTGAGACACCCAAAACTGCCAAGGGCAACTATATTGAGGTGAGAACGGGGGAGCCTTCTGATTGGAGGGACGTGGAGGTAGGTGGGCAGGGCCGGAGTTCTGCTGCAGAAATCTCGACCATTGCCAAAGAAGTGGACAAGGTGAACCAGATCATCAATAATTGCATCGATGCACTGAAATCAGAGACTGGGTCTTTCCAAGGTGGAAAAGCTGGGGCCATGGCGTCAGTGGACCCCCAGGTGCTAATGATCACCGAGCAACCCCAGGGCAAGCCCGAGTTCTTGTCCCCCATTTCTAAGGAGAGTTACCATCCGCTGCAGAGGCACAGCAGTATTGAAGCAGCCCCCAaacgccccagcacctcctccagcagctctGCAAGAAGTCCCAGGTCCTTCCACTCTGACACTTCGGTGCCAGGGCACACCTGCAGGTCAGAGGCCCAGTACATTGAGAAGGCATCTCCAATAGCGGCCAGCAGTCCAGCCACAGTCCCTCGGGGTCAGCAGCACAGCGAGCACCGCCACTCCTACCCGGGCTGGCGCCAGGGTGAGCAGCCAGTGTCAGAGGGACTGAGTGGCCGCAGCAAACCCTCCATCCTGGAGCCACTCAGCCGGCCCCGGCGGGATGTGGCATACTCGCAGCTCTCACCTCAGTACCATAACCTCAGCTATACATCCAGCCCAGAGTATAGCAGCAAGCCGCCTCTGGGCATCTGGGAACGCTTCAGATTGCACAAGAAGAGGCACAAAGAGGGGGAGGAAGAGTACATGGCGGCGGGACATGCTTTGAGGAAAAAGGTGCAGTTTGCCAAGGATGAGGACCT contains:
- the elfn1a gene encoding protein ELFN1, yielding MALHSLVLWVSLASLMNAAGVYGDCWLIEGEKGFVWLAICSQNQPPYESIPQHINSTIVDLRLNENKIKSVQYSSLNRFGNLTELNLTKNDISYIEDGAFSAQYNLRVLQLGFNKLRNITEGILRGLGRLEYLYLQANLIEVVSPNSFWECPNIMNIDLSMNRLQILESSTFLGLGKLTTCELYGNPFYCSCDLLGFLKWLVQFNNTTRSYDRMQCETPSRYAGHALLSQSQTQSAYSLLVSTCDDTHSFDPKFMPTRMPPITTTSDSPCGAEDCSSGDDPTPIITYHSPTRETRAPVIKVEHVTYTTATLLVQIPRPFSKMYILVQYNNSFYADIKKLQTEQEVITLDRLQPHTAYTYCVASIRNALRYNQTCITFSTGSDKTKGTVPPPSTATHYIMTILGCLFGMVIVLGLVYYCLRKKRQKEEKHKKPGSMTKTIIELKYGAEMEASTVSQLVQKPMPPSEAAPRMPFLPSSGDTESHKLQELTETPKTAKGNYIEVRTGEPSDWRDVEVGGQGRSSAAEISTIAKEVDKVNQIINNCIDALKSETGSFQGGKAGAMASVDPQVLMITEQPQGKPEFLSPISKESYHPLQRHSSIEAAPKRPSTSSSSSARSPRSFHSDTSVPGHTCRSEAQYIEKASPIAASSPATVPRGQQHSEHRHSYPGWRQGEQPVSEGLSGRSKPSILEPLSRPRRDVAYSQLSPQYHNLSYTSSPEYSSKPPLGIWERFRLHKKRHKEGEEEYMAAGHALRKKVQFAKDEDLHDILDYWKGVSNQHKS